From a single Metopolophium dirhodum isolate CAU chromosome 6, ASM1992520v1, whole genome shotgun sequence genomic region:
- the LOC132946650 gene encoding uncharacterized protein LOC132946650 — translation MASRVSVNIFYVCDSSSRSMFKGVYAIKTVSDKIEEIYFNLTTRVESRNDIDMIVKSYSAITVYIIEKDIILRLCDDSIKIINPKRSRGVSFEVVKGVMARVNLFDGVDATMYCSTKEIGPANDALLEMTSSLPDFAVALSRDEIDLRYEQRRARKEERGSIWLSTPAKGRSSTRFDATPKSRVSEQKKARRVSDIDDNSHKILNDILRMNLNDDDEAEGELDEPETEPPDGREPLPPDPQLPKTLGTDGMYSQRVEYKPGWMRDYSW, via the coding sequence ATGGCGTCCCGAGTATCGGTCAATATCTTTTATGTTTGCGACAGCTCGTCCCGCTCAATGTTTAAAGGAGTTTATGCAATTAAAACTGTTAGCGATAAGATcgaggaaatatattttaacctgACCACCCGTGTTGAAAGTCGCAATGATATCGACATGATTGTGAAGAGCTATAGCGCGATAACTGTGTACATTATAGAGAAAGACATCATTTTGAGGTTATGTGATGAcagcattaaaattataaacccaAAAAGATCTAGAGGTGTAAGCTTTGAAGTCGTAAAGGGTGTGATGGCAAGGGTGAATTTATTCGATGGTGTAGACGCGACGATGTACTGCTCGACGAAAGAGATCGGTCCTGCGAACGATGCGTTACTAGAAATGACCAGCAGTTTACCCGATTTCGCGGTGGCTTTATCACGTGATGAAATTGATTTAAGGTATGAGCAGAGAAGGGCTAGGAAAGAGGAGAGAGGAAGCATTTGGCTCTCCACTCCTGCGAAGGGCAGATCATCGACGAGATTCGACGCAACGCCTAAGTCTAGAGTATCGGAACAGAAAAAGGCGAGACGAGTGAGTGATATCGACGACAACtcgcataaaatattgaatgataTTTTAAGGATGAATCtaaatgatgatgatgaagCTGAAGGAGAACTAGATGAGCCAGAGACAGAGCCGCCTGATGGTAGGGAGCCACTTCCACCTGATCCGCAACTGCCAAAGACACTGGGTACTGATGGAATGTATTCCCAGCGAGTAGAGTATAAGCCGGGTTGGATGAGGGATTATTCTTGGTAA